The Apium graveolens cultivar Ventura chromosome 10, ASM990537v1, whole genome shotgun sequence nucleotide sequence GGAGGTTAAAAAGTTTGCTACATCAAAATGTCAAAATGTGAGACATTTTATTGAGGGGGAGGTTGTACTTGTTTTCCTTCGTCAAGGTTTTTATCCCACTGGGTTTTTCCTTgtaaggttttaacgaggcagtcAATCTTTGCAATAATTCGCATTTGACAATCAAGGGGGGGGGGgtgttaaaatatttgaataaaaaaaaagtgattgtcaaagcgtatcgaggaagtctctcaaatcttaccaaggaagacttgtaaagcttatcgaggaagacttgtaaagcttatcgaggaagtTTTGTAATACTTAATGAAGAAGATTTGAATAGCTTACTTAGTAAGCCTTGTAAACCAACTACTATAAATAACTCATTTAGCTAATGAAATACAACACAACTTTCTCTGCATCTTCTATTCTCCTATACTTCCTCTACAttaaacataactaatattttcagTCAAGGTTTATAACAATTTCCAATATATTTGACCATTTTTCAAAATGACATTCACGGTAACACTAGAAATAGAAACTCCTAAACCATATTCCCTGAGTCATTCATAGCAAATCCAAGAGCGTCTTAacttattatatatatatatatataataaaatattagtTTTATTAATTTAAGATATAGATGAAACATTTGTCTCCAACAATTCTCCttatatttattccttatttaataatttaataatatcaattcattcttttcattaaaGTAAGAGAGAAAGATGATTTGACTcgttttttattataaaatattctcactcattttttaaatattttttgctCATTCGTTATACGTATTTTAAGGCTAATATAagcaaaattttataatttatttttatgtataAAAGCTTAACTATTACATTGTTATTTAAAAGAAaagatatttaaaattatttagggaaCGTTACTTTACGGAGCCTAACTTAAAATGCGTGTGGATCCCCGTCtcaaatattaaaaattttggaGGGACGCATGAAGTAATGTTTAAGGGATTCTTAAAAAAAGAAGAATGTTATTTAAAAataaccatattagagtaagtCCAACAACCTCTTAATTCAATCATCAAATATAATGCAAAAAATTAGTTCCTAATGAATTAAGACATAAATAAGGATGTTTGTCTGCAACAATACTATTTATACttttttagcaaaaaaaaaaaacaatactatttatacttattccttatttaatattttattattaaaaaccTATCAAATCAATTATAATTTAACATTTAACGCACGCGCTCCCTTGCACTCGATATCTCTGTAAATCGATTAGAAGCAACAAGAAGACGAATAAGATGAGGTTTTGTTTGAGTTGCAAATCATCATCAGGTATTTATCTTACGCCCTTTCTTCATTCACATTCTCTTCACATTAACCCTAATCATCCCAAAAAACCCTTTATTGCTTCTTTATCAAACCCTAATGCTCAATTACAGCAATTACTTTACGAGAAATCCAAGGTTGGTTTCGATAAGCTCGATGATGCTCTCTTTGTGTTCGATAAAATGCTCAAAATGAAACCTCTGCTTCCTGCTTTGAATTTCAGTCAGCTCTTAGCTGGCCTTGTTCGAATGAAAGAGTACTCTGTAGGTGTCTCTATGTTTAGAGATATGTGCGTTTTATGCGTTCCCGTTAACATATTTACCTATAATACTGTAATCAACTGTTGCTGTCACCTGAATAGACTTGATTACGCCTTCTCGTTGTTGGGCGGATCCATTAAGCGTGGTTTCGTCCCAGATGTTGTGACCTACAGCACTCTTATCAAGGGCCTTCTATCTCAAGACAGGCCTGTTGAGGCTGAACATTTGTTTAGGAAGCTTATTTTATTCAATGAGGTTCAACCCAATGTAGTAACCTATAGCATTATCATCGACGGTCTATGCAAAACTTCAAATACTTTAATGGCTGTCAAGTTGTTTAGAAATATGGGGAAGAAAGGTTGTATTCCCAATACAGTGACTTATTCCACCCTTATTGATGCTTTATGCAAAGACCGACATGTTGATCATGCATTGAGTCTTCTTTCTGCAATGAACCACAAAGGCATTTCACCGAATGTTGTCACCTATACTTCATTAATTCAAGGTCTCTGTAACTTTGGTCGATGGGAAGATGCAATTCAATTGCTAGGAGAGATGAATGCTAGGAATATCTCTCCAAATGTGCATACTTATAGTATATTGATAGATGCATGTTGCAAAGAAGGAAAGGTCAAAGATGCGGAATCTGTGATGGAATTGATGATTCAAAGAGGCCAATATCCTGATGTAGTCACATACAATTCACTGATGGATGGATATTGCTTGCGTGGAGAAATTGATGAAGCCTTAGAGGTGCTCAAAACCATGAGGGGAAAGGGTATATTGCCCAATTCTTGTACCtacaatatttttataaatgGTTGTTGTAAAAAGATGGAAGTGGACAGAGCAATTAGTCTCCTTAAACAAATGCCCCTTGAAGGTTTGGTACCAACAATTGAAACTTTCAATACTATTTTGCAAGGATATTTTCAGGCAGGTAGAGTTGTTGAAGCACGGAACTTTTTCCAGGAGATGTTAACCAAAGGTCAGAAACTGAATATTGTGACATGTAGGATCATATTGCATGGTCTTTGTGAGAACCATCTCGTTGGTGAAGCACTCTCGTTTTTTCACACAATGGAATGCGTTGGTATACATCCAGATATAATTATTTACACTATTCTGATTGACGGATTGAGCAAAGATGGACATCTAGAGAAGGCAAGAAGTCTTTTTGAAAGCCTACCTTCAAAAGGTTTACAACCCAATGTCAAGACATATACAGTCATGATCAGAGCATTTTGTCATGAAGGGTTACTCGATGAAGCGAATGAACTATTTGCGCAAATGAAAGATAGTATTTGCTTGCCTAATAGTGCTACCTACAATATACTTATCCGCGGCAATTTTCGAAACAAGAAGTACAAT carries:
- the LOC141688995 gene encoding uncharacterized protein LOC141688995 isoform X2; the protein is MRFCLSCKSSSGIYLTPFLHSHSLHINPNHPKKPFIASLSNPNAQLQQLLYEKSKVGFDKLDDALFVFDKMLKMKPLLPALNFSQLLAGLVRMKEYSVGVSMFRDMCVLCVPVNIFTYNTVINCCCHLNRLDYAFSLLGGSIKRGFVPDVVTYSTLIKGLLSQDRPVEAEHLFRKLILFNEVQPNVVTYSIIIDGLCKTSNTLMAVKLFRNMGKKGCIPNTVTYSTLIDALCKDRHVDHALSLLSAMNHKGISPNVVTYTSLIQGLCNFGRWEDAIQLLGEMNARNISPNVHTYSILIDACCKEGKVKDAESVMELMIQRGQYPDVVTYNSLMDGYCLRGEIDEALEVLKTMRGKGILPNSCTYNIFINGCCKKMEVDRAISLLKQMPLEGLVPTIETFNTILQGYFQAGRVVEARNFFQEMLTKGQKLNIVTCRIILHGLCENHLVGEALSFFHTMECVGIHPDIIIYTILIDGLSKDGHLEKARSLFESLPSKGLQPNVKTYTVMIRAFCHEGLLDEANELFAQMKDSICLPNSATYNILIRGNFRNKKYNEASALIDEMRACGFSEDASTMSLVLALLELKDQDPALLALHKKYLT
- the LOC141688995 gene encoding uncharacterized protein LOC141688995 isoform X1, encoding MLKMKPLLPALNFSQLLAGLVRMKEYSVGVSMFRDMCVLCVPVNIFTYNTVINCCCHLNRLDYAFSLLGGSIKRGFVPDVVTYSTLIKGLLSQDRPVEAEHLFRKLILFNEVQPNVVTYSIIIDGLCKTSNTLMAVKLFRNMGKKGCIPNTVTYSTLIDALCKDRHVDHALSLLSAMNHKGISPNVVTYTSLIQGLCNFGRWEDAIQLLGEMNARNISPNVHTYSILIDACCKEGKVKDAESVMELMIQRGQYPDVVTYNSLMDGYCLRGEIDEALEVLKTMRGKGILPNSCTYNIFINGCCKKMEVDRAISLLKQMPLEGLVPTIETFNTILQGYFQAGRVVEARNFFQEMLTKGQKLNIVTCRIILHGLCENHLVGEALSFFHTMECVGIHPDIIIYTILIDGLSKDGHLEKARSLFESLPSKGLQPNVKTYTVMIRAFCHEGLLDEANELFAQMKDSICLPNSATYNILIRGNFRNKKYNEASALIDEMRACGFSEDASTMSLVLALLELKDQDPALLALHKKYLT